In the Terriglobales bacterium genome, GTTTTTTGCGAATGGTTCCATGCTCAGCTTTCGCGGGATCCGTGGCGCCCATGAGCTTTCGCAAATCGGCAATGGCGTTTTCCTTCTCCAGCGCGAGCACAACAATCGGGCCCGATGACATGAACGTCGTCAGCGACTCGAAGAAAGGCCGGCTGGCGTGGACCGCATAGAAGCCTTCTGCCTGACCCTTACTGATCTCGATCATTTTCATGGCGAGAAGGTTGAAGCCGGCGTGCTGCAGCATGGCGAGGATGTCGCCGGTCGCGCCTTTGGCGACCGCGTCCGGCTTAACGATACTGAATGTTCGTTGCAATGTCTTCATTCTTAATGTTTGTCCTTAGCTTGCGCGCGCAGTTGCGCCGATGACTTCGGCCAGGGTTTCGCCGATCATGGCGGGTGATTTTGCGACTTTGATTCCCGCTGCTTCGAGGGC is a window encoding:
- the ndk gene encoding nucleoside-diphosphate kinase; protein product: MKTLQRTFSIVKPDAVAKGATGDILAMLQHAGFNLLAMKMIEISKGQAEGFYAVHASRPFFESLTTFMSSGPIVVLALEKENAIADLRKLMGATDPAKAEHGTIRKKHAASIEANAIHGSDAEETARFELSYFFAGYELTK